From Bradyrhizobium sp. NDS-1, the proteins below share one genomic window:
- a CDS encoding bifunctional folylpolyglutamate synthase/dihydrofolate synthase has translation MNASPDSAKTPLGELIGRLSALHQKRIDLGLERMHRLLARLGHPESKLPPVIHIAGTNGKGSTLAYLRATLEASGLRVHAYTSPYLVRINECFRLGRVGGGVLVGDDELRAALEEVERVNAGEAATLFELKTAAAFHLFAQNPADAVLLEVGLGGRLDSTNVIDAPAACVITPVSMDHMDFLGDTLTSIAGEKAAIIKRGVPVVCAEQRDEAMAVIEAQAKRMHAPLFAANESWHVNVEHGRLVYSDDRGLMDLTAPRLFGRHQFDNAGLAIATLRATNAFKINQAAFEAGIVGAEWPARMQRITSGELLALGPQGSEIWLDGGHNAEGGRVAAAALGDLEERVSRPLVVIAGMMANKDAQGFLANFAGLTRHIIAVPIPDTENAMPVDRLADAARSLGMRVETVSGVEAALRALAKLAYELPPRILITGSLYLAGHVLAINGTPPA, from the coding sequence GTGAACGCGTCCCCCGACAGCGCGAAGACGCCGCTCGGCGAGCTGATCGGGCGGCTGTCGGCCCTGCACCAGAAGCGCATCGATCTCGGGCTGGAGCGGATGCACCGGCTGCTCGCGCGGCTCGGCCATCCTGAAAGCAAGCTGCCGCCGGTGATCCACATCGCCGGCACCAACGGTAAGGGCTCGACGCTGGCTTATCTGCGCGCGACGCTGGAAGCTTCAGGCCTGCGTGTCCACGCCTATACCTCGCCCTATCTCGTCCGCATCAACGAATGCTTTCGGCTCGGCCGCGTCGGCGGTGGCGTGCTGGTCGGTGACGACGAGTTGCGCGCGGCGCTGGAAGAGGTCGAGCGCGTCAATGCCGGCGAAGCCGCGACATTGTTCGAGCTGAAGACCGCCGCCGCGTTTCATTTGTTCGCACAAAACCCGGCGGACGCGGTGTTGCTCGAAGTCGGCCTCGGCGGCCGGCTCGATTCGACCAATGTGATCGATGCGCCGGCGGCCTGCGTGATCACGCCTGTCAGCATGGACCACATGGATTTTCTCGGAGACACGTTGACGTCGATCGCCGGCGAGAAGGCGGCAATCATCAAGCGCGGCGTGCCCGTGGTTTGCGCCGAGCAGAGGGACGAGGCGATGGCCGTGATCGAGGCGCAGGCGAAGCGCATGCATGCGCCGCTGTTTGCTGCGAACGAGAGCTGGCACGTCAATGTCGAGCACGGGCGTCTCGTCTATTCCGATGATCGCGGGTTGATGGATCTCACGGCGCCGCGCCTGTTCGGGCGCCACCAGTTCGACAACGCCGGCCTTGCGATCGCAACTCTCCGTGCCACCAACGCGTTCAAGATCAATCAGGCGGCGTTCGAGGCCGGTATCGTCGGCGCGGAATGGCCGGCGCGGATGCAGCGCATCACCTCGGGCGAGTTGCTCGCTCTTGGGCCGCAGGGCTCGGAGATTTGGCTCGACGGTGGACACAATGCGGAAGGCGGGCGTGTCGCAGCGGCGGCGCTGGGCGACCTCGAAGAGCGGGTGTCGCGACCGCTGGTCGTCATCGCCGGCATGATGGCCAACAAGGATGCGCAGGGCTTTCTCGCCAATTTCGCCGGCCTCACCCGTCACATCATCGCGGTGCCGATTCCCGATACCGAGAACGCGATGCCGGTCGATCGCCTCGCCGACGCGGCGCGCAGCCTCGGCATGCGCGTCGAGACCGTTTCGGGCGTCGAAGCCGCGCTCCGCGCCTTGGCGAAGCTCGCCTATGAGCTGCCGCCGCGCATCCTGATCACAGGGTCGCTGTATCTGGCCGGCCACGTGCTGGCGATCAACGGCACGCCTCCTGCATGA
- a CDS encoding metallophosphoesterase family protein → MRFAAIADVHGNYLALEAVLADIRALGITDIVNLGDMLSGPLDARRTIEMLMPLDAVHVLGNHDRYLLDRPPEKMGSWDRPAYDALSPVQLDWLRAEPMTRVFRDQVFLCHATPDDDEVYWLDTVHPDGTVALSPLDRIEQFALGLPQSLILCAHTHLARAVRLRDGRLVVNPGSVGSPGFRDKHPYPHMVEAGTPHARYALLGLANGAWQVTFRHVAYDHEAMAALARRNGQPELANALATGWIK, encoded by the coding sequence ATGCGCTTTGCGGCCATCGCAGACGTCCACGGAAACTATCTCGCCCTGGAGGCTGTCCTCGCCGACATCCGTGCCCTCGGCATCACCGACATCGTCAATCTCGGCGACATGCTGAGTGGCCCGCTCGATGCGCGCCGCACGATCGAAATGCTGATGCCGCTCGACGCCGTTCACGTGCTCGGCAATCACGACCGCTATCTGCTCGACCGTCCGCCGGAGAAGATGGGATCCTGGGATCGGCCCGCCTACGATGCGCTCAGTCCCGTTCAACTCGACTGGTTGCGGGCGGAGCCGATGACGCGGGTGTTCCGCGACCAGGTGTTTCTCTGCCATGCGACGCCGGATGACGATGAAGTCTATTGGCTCGACACCGTGCATCCCGACGGCACGGTGGCGCTGTCACCGCTCGACCGCATCGAGCAATTCGCGCTGGGGCTTCCGCAGTCCCTGATCCTCTGCGCCCACACCCATCTCGCCCGCGCCGTGCGACTTCGCGACGGCCGGCTGGTCGTCAATCCCGGCAGCGTGGGCAGTCCCGGCTTTCGTGACAAGCATCCCTATCCGCACATGGTGGAGGCGGGCACGCCGCACGCGCGCTATGCGCTTCTCGGACTGGCGAATGGAGCCTGGCAGGTGACGTTCCGCCACGTCGCTTATGATCACGAAGCGATGGCCGCGCTGGCACGGCGCAACGGTCAGCCGGAGCTGGCGAATGCGCTGGCGACGGGATGGATCAAGTAG
- the trpB gene encoding tryptophan synthase subunit beta yields the protein MNIAKPNSYRSGPDDRGHFGIFGGRFVAETLMPLILDLDKAYTEAKADPAFQGEMNGYLKNYVGRPSPLYFAERLTEHLGGAKIYLKREELNHTGSHKVNNVLGQIMLARRMGKKRIIAETGAGQHGVATATLCARFGLECVVYMGAVDVERQQPNVIRMEMLGAKVMPVQSGTRTLKDAMNEALRDWVTNVHNTFYCIGTVAGPHPYPTLVRDFQSIIGNETKAQMQEIEGRLPDSLVACIGGGSNAMGLFHPFLDDPSVEIFGVEAAGHGLTQLHAASIAGGRPGVLHGNRTYLLMDADGQIQDAHSISAGLDYPGIGPEHSWLHDVGRVNYLSATDDEALAAFQLLSKLEGIIPALEPAHAIAKVMELAPKRPRDHLMVVNLSGRGDKDVPQVGDILRGKSK from the coding sequence TGGCCGCTTCGTCGCCGAAACGCTGATGCCGTTGATCCTCGACCTGGACAAGGCCTACACCGAGGCAAAGGCGGACCCGGCGTTCCAGGGCGAGATGAACGGCTATCTCAAGAACTATGTCGGCCGGCCCTCCCCGCTCTATTTCGCCGAGCGCCTGACCGAGCATCTCGGCGGCGCCAAGATCTACCTCAAGCGCGAAGAGCTCAACCACACCGGCTCGCACAAGGTGAACAACGTGCTCGGCCAGATCATGCTGGCGCGGCGCATGGGCAAGAAGCGCATCATCGCCGAGACCGGCGCGGGCCAGCACGGTGTCGCCACCGCGACGCTGTGCGCGCGTTTCGGCCTCGAATGCGTGGTCTATATGGGCGCCGTGGACGTCGAGCGACAGCAGCCCAACGTGATCCGCATGGAGATGCTGGGCGCCAAGGTGATGCCGGTGCAGTCGGGCACGCGCACGCTGAAGGATGCGATGAACGAGGCGCTGCGCGACTGGGTCACCAACGTCCACAACACGTTCTATTGCATCGGTACGGTGGCGGGCCCGCACCCTTATCCGACGCTAGTGCGCGACTTCCAGTCGATCATCGGCAACGAGACCAAGGCCCAGATGCAGGAGATCGAAGGCCGCTTGCCGGACTCGCTGGTCGCCTGCATCGGCGGCGGCTCGAACGCGATGGGCCTGTTCCATCCGTTCCTCGATGATCCCTCGGTCGAAATCTTCGGCGTCGAGGCTGCCGGCCATGGCCTGACGCAGCTGCATGCGGCATCGATCGCGGGCGGCCGTCCCGGCGTGCTCCATGGCAACCGCACCTATCTCCTGATGGACGCCGACGGCCAGATCCAGGACGCGCATTCGATCTCGGCCGGCCTCGACTATCCCGGCATCGGCCCCGAGCATTCCTGGCTGCACGACGTCGGCCGGGTCAACTATCTCTCTGCGACCGATGACGAGGCGCTCGCCGCGTTCCAGCTGCTGTCGAAGCTCGAAGGCATCATCCCTGCGCTGGAGCCGGCGCATGCCATCGCCAAGGTGATGGAGCTCGCGCCGAAGCGGCCCCGGGATCACTTGATGGTCGTCAACCTCTCCGGCCGCGGCGACAAGGACGTCCCGCAGGTCGGCGACATCCTGAGGGGCAAGAGCAAGTGA
- the trpA gene encoding tryptophan synthase subunit alpha yields MTTRIDIRFAELKKAGRAAFVTYVMAGDPDLTTSLEIVKALPKAGADVIELGIPFTDPMADGPSIQAAGLRALKAGMTLKRTLELVRDFRKDDNVTPLVLMGYYNPIYIYGVDKFLADAKTSGVDGLIIVDLPPEEDDELCLPALKAGLNFIRLATPTTDDKRLPAVLANTSGFVYYVSIAGITGAAAADANVVGEAVARIKRHTKLPICVGFGIRTPEAARAIAEKADGSVVGTALVDALKNSLDADGRATVKTVNAVAELTAALAQGVKGAQQAAE; encoded by the coding sequence GTGACCACGCGTATCGACATTCGTTTTGCCGAGTTGAAGAAAGCGGGCCGCGCGGCCTTCGTCACCTATGTGATGGCCGGCGATCCCGATCTCACGACGTCGCTCGAAATCGTCAAGGCGCTGCCGAAGGCGGGCGCCGACGTCATCGAACTCGGCATCCCCTTCACCGACCCCATGGCCGACGGCCCGTCCATCCAGGCTGCAGGTCTGCGCGCCCTCAAGGCCGGCATGACCTTGAAAAGGACGCTGGAACTGGTGCGCGACTTCCGCAAGGACGACAACGTCACGCCGTTGGTGCTGATGGGCTATTACAACCCGATCTACATCTACGGCGTCGACAAGTTCTTGGCTGATGCCAAGACATCAGGCGTTGACGGCTTGATCATTGTCGATCTGCCGCCGGAGGAAGACGACGAGCTCTGCCTGCCTGCGCTGAAGGCGGGCCTGAACTTCATCCGCCTGGCGACGCCGACCACCGACGACAAGCGTCTGCCGGCGGTGCTCGCGAACACATCGGGCTTTGTCTACTACGTCTCTATCGCCGGCATCACCGGTGCAGCGGCGGCGGACGCGAATGTCGTCGGCGAAGCTGTCGCGCGCATCAAGCGGCATACCAAGCTGCCGATCTGCGTCGGTTTCGGCATCCGCACCCCGGAGGCGGCGCGCGCCATTGCGGAGAAGGCCGATGGTTCGGTGGTCGGCACCGCGCTGGTCGATGCGCTCAAGAACAGCCTCGATGCGGACGGACGGGCGACCGTCAAAACCGTTAACGCCGTGGCCGAGCTGACGGCGGCCCTGGCCCAGGGCGTCAAGGGCGCGCAACAGGCGGCGGAATAG
- the accD gene encoding acetyl-CoA carboxylase, carboxyltransferase subunit beta, with protein MNWLTNVVRPKIRNMLRRETPENLWIKCPDSGQLVFYKDVEANQFVIPGSNYHMRMGAVARLKSIFDNETWFDVALPEVTPDPLKFRDEKKYVDRIKDARARTNLNDAIKVGYGKLEGSAVVVAVQDFDFMGGSLGMAAGEAIVRGLELAVEKKSPFIVFAASGGARMQEGILSLMQMPRTTVAVQMLREAKQPYIVVLTNPTTGGVTASYAMLGDVQIAEPGALIGFAGARVIEQTIREKLPEGFQRAEYLKEHGMVDMVVHRHELRPTLARLCRLLTKAPAQEGVSKSVQPVVSPAQIVSAAETAPAAPHA; from the coding sequence ATGAACTGGCTTACCAATGTGGTCCGGCCGAAGATCCGCAACATGCTGCGGCGGGAAACGCCGGAGAATCTGTGGATCAAGTGCCCCGATTCCGGACAGCTCGTGTTCTACAAGGACGTCGAGGCCAACCAGTTCGTCATCCCCGGCTCGAACTACCACATGCGCATGGGCGCGGTGGCGCGTCTGAAGTCGATCTTCGACAACGAGACCTGGTTCGACGTCGCGTTGCCCGAAGTGACGCCCGACCCGCTCAAGTTCCGCGATGAGAAGAAATACGTCGACCGCATCAAGGATGCGCGGGCGCGCACCAATCTCAACGACGCGATCAAGGTCGGCTACGGCAAGCTCGAAGGCTCCGCCGTCGTCGTCGCCGTGCAGGATTTCGATTTCATGGGCGGTTCGCTCGGCATGGCCGCGGGCGAAGCCATCGTGCGCGGGCTCGAGCTTGCGGTCGAGAAGAAGTCGCCGTTCATCGTGTTCGCCGCGTCCGGCGGCGCGCGCATGCAGGAAGGCATCCTGTCGCTGATGCAGATGCCGCGCACGACCGTTGCCGTGCAGATGCTGCGCGAGGCGAAGCAGCCCTATATCGTCGTGCTGACCAATCCGACCACCGGCGGCGTCACCGCGTCCTACGCGATGCTGGGCGACGTGCAGATCGCCGAGCCGGGCGCGCTGATCGGTTTTGCCGGCGCGCGCGTCATCGAGCAGACCATCCGTGAAAAGCTCCCGGAAGGTTTCCAGCGTGCCGAATATCTCAAGGAGCACGGCATGGTCGACATGGTCGTGCATCGCCACGAGTTGCGCCCGACGCTGGCCCGGCTCTGCCGCCTGCTGACCAAAGCGCCGGCACAGGAAGGCGTATCGAAATCGGTGCAGCCTGTCGTCAGCCCGGCACAGATCGTATCGGCCGCTGAGACGGCGCCGGCTGCGCCCCACGCGTGA